The Canis lupus familiaris isolate Mischka breed German Shepherd chromosome 5, alternate assembly UU_Cfam_GSD_1.0, whole genome shotgun sequence region AACCTGGTACCTAAACAAAGAGTACCTGCCACTCCCTAGGGCCTCATAATCCaccttctctgccccctccccgctcccagGCTTCCCTCCCAGTCCCACAGGTAAAGAACCCCTACCCCAGAGGCACCGGAAATCTACCCAGGACTCAGAGGGTACGGCTGTGGCCAGGTGCGCTGCCTTCCTGACGAGCCCCACTCATGCATTCTGAAGTGCTACTTCTGCCCACCCATGGCCCTCTGTGGACGTGGCAGATGCTCTGAGAAGAAATGGACAAGTTTCAccaagggggtgaggggaggggaacAAGAGggtagttaaaaaagaaaaaaaccctcactCAAAGGAGAACAAGCCCGACTATTCAGCTCCTCTCTGGGCAGCTGTGTCTCCTATCTAGTCAACAGCCACcaaacataaggaagaaaaaatgagtaactGCCGAAGTGTTTCTTTTATTACCCAAACAACTGTTACACGTACACTCAGTGCCTCCACTCCCTTCCCTGAGGATAACCAGAAAAGTCCTTGGGGTTGTAGGAGCCCTTCAGAGGGAAAGGACTGCCTGGTTCACGCTGCCTTGGCCAGTTGTGAGGAAGAGGCCCTTGCACGGACCAGTCACGTGGCACCCCTGGACCTACAGACCTCTAAAGATGGGAATAGGTGTGAACGGACAGAGGATTTTAGTCACCATTTCAGCATGACTAGGGGGTGAAAGCCCCTCTACAAGAACACACACAACCAGGACATCCCTCTCAAAGAATCCAAACTCCTCAGGATCCCCACAAAACGTGGTCTGGCAGACAAGGGAAGTCTTTAGAGTCTGCTGAATGATGCAACCTGGGTCCCAAGTGCACTGCACTGCTCTTGGCACCACTCTTAAAGGCATCCATTGGCCGGGGCTGCCCATGAGGGGCACTGCCACCAGCCTGGCTCAAAACCTAGGGTCTGGGCTGGAAATGGTCGGGCTCCGCTGCCTTCACACCATCCGGACTTCTGGCTCCTCGGCTATTCCCTGAAGCTTTTCTATGATGTCCTCTGAtgggggctcaggggctggagggggctctCCTAGGGCTTCAGACAGCACATAATAGACAATCTCTTGTTCGCCTTGGGCGTTGGTCTGATTCACCACATGGATGATGGGGCTAGGAGTGTCTGGAGAGGCCGAGAGGCCTGTCCCCTCACTGCTCccgccctcctcttcctcttcagcctcctcctgggctcctggctccCCTGGCACTGCTTCGAGAATGATGCCCTGCAGGCTGCTCTCGTTCAGTGAGGCTCCCAGGCCTGATCCCTCCTGCGGCTGCCGCAGCAGCTGCTGTGTCAGCTCCACACTCTCATAGCGAACTAGCTGCAGCCGCATGTAACCATCTTCATGCTCCTTGTACCTGGTGGGGCAGGAGCACAGAGGGCAGCAACCACACGCATGGGGCTGCCTAGCGTCCGGGAGACTGGTAGGGTAAGGGACAGATGGATGGGACAAGCTCTGGGATTTTAAGTGATAGGAACTGAAGACCAAAAAGGTCTTGATGAGAATATGCAACAGAAAGAACGGAAGGAGCATTACTCAAAATGGAAAATCCTGTAGAaacttggggtggggtggggaaaaagaaatgatctgTGCTGGAGGGTGGGAGTGTCACAGGATTTATGAGATGGCCATGGAACTACAATTAGGACCCTGAGGCCCTAGCTCTGGTTCTGCTGCAGGGCTTTGGCGCCACactcaaaattcaaaaaaatcatcTTTGCTCCATAACTTATCCTCTGGTTCCTCAAGCCTGAACGGAGACGGTGGGTTTTTAACGCATTGCAAACATGGGgactgggcggggagggggagcacAGGAAGGTTTGTGAATCTAGAGGGCAGGGCTGAGACATACCGAAAACGGGGGTGCCCTGAGGGCCACTTGAACTGGTGCTTCTCACGAAGATGCACAGTGAGGTTGTTGCCCCTCGTGAAGCATTTGTCACACACGTGACACTTGTACCTGGGCTCTGAGTCTCCCTGacagtgaggggagggagagggagatcaGGTCTGCATCTTGGGTTCCCCCCACCTTCACCAGCCCCCTCCCACCAAAAGCCCCACTCACTTCATGCACTTTCCGGTAATGGGACTTGATAGAGCAGAGGGACCGTGCACTGAAGCTGCAGTTCTCGAAATCACACCTGTAGGCTGGCTCCTTGCTGTGAGTATCCAGGTGCTTCCTCAGGTCAATCAGGTTCTTGCAGCTGCAGGGAGAGGTCAGGAGGGCCTGGAGGGCACAGGGAATGGTGGGGTGCCAGTTCTCGGATGTCCAGCCCCTGGCTCCCCTTACCTGTAGTCACAACAGTCACATTTGAAGGGCCGGTCTTCGCTGTGGCGAAAACGCATGTGGTTTCGGAGGGAGGATGGCAGCGGACAAGTCATATCACACAGGGGGCACTTATAGTGATTcactgagagaagcagagaggaggctgTGATCACAGGCCTAGCGGAAACCGGAAAAGTGGGCCAGGAGCACGGGACTCCGGCTACTCACCGTGGTTGCGCATATGGTCCCGCAACAGCCGCTCCGTGGCAAATCTCTTGGAGCAGTGAGAGCACTGGAAGCGTTGCtctgggttgggggaggaggcaggcagaaGACAGGGTGGGCTGCAGGGGGATGGCGTTGAGGCAGAGAGAACAAGCCCCGGGAGAGGGGAACCGCCCACGAAAGGGGGAGCTTAAGAACTCAGGATGGACACAGTACCACTGAAGGAGCAGGGGGCTTGGGAGTCAAGAACCTGGATTAGAAGCCCTGTCTGACCCCTAACTGGCTATGCAATCTCAGGTGGATGATTTaacctgagactcagtttctttatctgcagaAAGGGGGATGAGAAGCACCTCATAGGGCTGTGAGGGGTCACTGCAAAAGGAGATACAGTGCACAGCAAGCACTGAATAACATCTAATGACTCTTGGTCAGCCAAGGCTGTGGCAGGTTACCGAGCCCTCGGGGTAGATGCGGCTAAGCTGCAGATGTCTTCCAAGGCCCCCTTTTCCTGGGAACATGCCCTGAACCCCCACCCCAAGCAGGAGAGCCTGCCCCCACACCCCTTTCCTCTCAGACTGCTTACGATCCAAAGAGGTCTGGCGACGGATGTGATCTAAGAACTTGGTGTTGTTGGCAAACATGCCCCCGCAGGTGGGACAGGCCACCACCTTCTCCTGGGTATGGCTGCGGAGGTGCTCTCGAAGCTTACGGCAGTCCTTGAAGGTACAGGTACAGCCTGGGAAGGAAAGCCCAGTCACGCTCCAGCCACGAGCCCCTAGAGCAGGTTCTGGTGCCAAGTCTCTAGCCAGCAGCCAACCTTACCCCATGGGCCTGGGCCCAGACCTGGCTGCCCTCTGCCCTTAGCAACCCCAGGAGTTCTTAGAAGACCAAAAGTTAAGGAGCAGCCCTACCTTTCCAGCCGCACAGGACCACATGGTTGTCCTTGCCGACTGCTTGGTATTCACAGCACAGGCTGTGCGCTTCCACGTGCCGATAAAACCATTCAGGATTGTCGAAGGAACTCTGTGCCAGGAGCAACTTGGCGTAAGAACTGAGAGGAGCTTTTATCCCTACACGTCCAAAGTGGAGGCTACTTGGCTGTCTGCCAGATTAAGTTGGTGGGGATACACAAATTTGAGCAAGGGAGCTACCTGGAAATGAGGCCAATGGGAACCTGGCATACATAGGGCACATCCCTCAGAGGGTCAGGGCATCTTGAGCTAAGTTCCCCAACTTCCTTCCACCCCTATTCCCAGAGCTGCCTGCTGACCTCACAGTGTTCCCACAGACACAGGAAGTGGTCAGGGATGTCAGGGATGATGTTGCGGCTCTGGAAGTCCAGGATGCAGGGGCTGAGGTTGGCCTGGCTCTGCAGGGCTTGCAGCCCCCACTGCTTCAGCTTGGTGTGGTAGCAGTGGAAGTAGACGTGGCGGATGAGGTCAGCCGAACTGTCCATGGAACAGAAGCCACACTCCTGCCACAGACAGGAGAATTCTTCCTCTGCAAAAGGGAATTTAGAGGAGCCTGATATCTTCCAAAGCTCAGCTCTCCTTCTATCTGTAGCATTTAGCAGtgagaaaggaggcagaaacCTGACTCAGTTACTGCGGAGTACCAGCATTTAACAACCATCGATCATATACACCAGGCACTGGGGATCTAACAAGTAAAAAGAGTCCCAGTCCTTGCCCTCGTAACAGCTTTCAGTcatgaagaaaaaacaataatcaaGTAATTCAcacttataaatataaaactacagCCAGTCATGAGTTCTATGAAAGGAGTGGCGGTCCTGGGCACTATAACATCACCAATCAGAGGTCATGTGATGTACACAGAGATGACTTGGAAGTGACCCTGTGTTGAGATGTGAAGGGCGAGGAGTGTCTATAAACTAGAGGGAGAAGCGTGgttgaggcagagggaagggtgtGTGCAAGGCTCAGTGCCAAAAACTCACAGACAGTAGGTGTGGCTGGTATGTGCTAGTAGCTCTGGGTTCTGCTGCTGCCTCCCAGCCTGGGACACCTCCCACTCCTTCCTTCAGATcacaggctttctttctttcccccataCTCTTCCTGAGACCTATCCTCTCTAGGAAAGCCATAGAGTGCTGCAGTCTACTGCCTAGCTCTCAAGTATCTTTCTTTCAGCACGTATTGAATTCTTTATAGGGgtttacttgttttaaaaagtaagtacttttaaaaaatatagggggcgcctgggtggctcagctggttgagcgtccaactcttaatcttgaTTTCacagttgtgagttcgagccccacaatgggctctgtgctaggcatggagcttactttgagaatataatatatatgtatgtaaaatatatctcttttgtatatatattatttgactTCTAAAACTATTACTTATGGTTCATATAGTCACTAGACTTGAAACAGAATTTCAGATAGGGGAAAGAGAGCTGCCTCTGTACTTTCTGTAGAatggagttctttctttctttactttttattattattttttttagaacagagttttttttttttagaacagagTTTTTTAAACTGTGTTGTGACCTATTAGTGACTGAAAAAATCAATTTAGGGGATAgcaaaccaattttttttaaaggaggttccatgcccaacgtggggcttgaactcacgaccttaagagtcgcatgctctgctgactgagccagccagatacaacctcccccatttttttttaaatgaaaaagaacaagaccGAACACTTCAGAGAGCATTTAATAAAGGCAGGTATTGTTTCAAGTACTTTTTAACTTTTGTGCATGGGGTTGGGATGTGAAATATATTCCTAAATGTTAGTTGCAGtatagaaaaatttgagaagcattACCAGAGAATCAAAAAAACAGGTTGTTGACAGCTTGTAcatgatccttttaaaaaataaaattaaaataaataaaattaaaataaaatgatcagggatccctgggtggctcagcgatttggcgcctgcctttggcccagggtgtgatcctggagacccaggatcaagtcccgtgtcgggctccctgcatggagcctgcttctccctctgcctgtgtctctgcctatctctctgtgtgtctatcatgaataaataaataaataaatcttaaaaaaaatcatctttatctaacatacatatgtatgcaaaGACATCAAAAGAATGTTCACCAAAGTACTGTCAATAATTGTCTTTTGATGGCAGGCTGGCAGATTTCACATACCCTGCTGAATCGGTTTTCTGTAAGGAGTCTACAATgtttttataagcaaaaaaacAGCACAATTAGGAAAGTCAGATTTTTCCCCTTCCTGTCCTGCTCTCTTACCAAGTGGGTCCTCATcgtcatcttcctcctcctccccggagCCATGCAGGTGCTGCCGGAGGTGCTGAGTGACGTGTTCACAGAACTCCTCCATGGCAGAACACACAAAGGAGCAGGACCCCCACTCGCACTGGAGCCCCAGGTTCTCCTTTCGGGGGACTTTCCCTGGGGGCGGCATGCCTTCATCCTAGCAGAGGAAGATAACCGCGGCTGCAAGGATTTCCACTGAGGGCCACTGGGATGATGAACGGCTATGCAGCCAGCCTGCCAACAATCAGCAGGCGTTTCCTCCTGTGACCCACAAAAAACTGCTACCCCAGTTCAGCTCCTCAAATCCCTGGAAGCTGTCTGGGGTTCTTGCGAAGGGAAAACACACACTAACAGTATTGAGTGTGTGCCAGGTATGAGCTAAGAACTTGAACAGCCGATTTCTCACCAAGCTTAGGAGCAAAGGGCCGAGGAGGAATTGCTTATTCCAATGGGATGCAGAACTGTGTGCAGAGGTTCAAAGGGATGGCTTTGGACAAGAAACAGACTTCAAATCCAGACTCTTGTGCCCACgacctactagctgtgtgaccgtGGCCAAGGAACTTCACCCTTCTAATCCTTAACATCCTCAGCTTGGAAATGAGATAACAAAACTCTCTGTCTTTAATTTCACTTCCTATGGGTCGAGCACCATACTAAGCACATTACCGGATGTCACTGAATTTCCAACCCCACTCTAGGAGAgaagtactatttttaatttgatggaCAGATAAGAACTTCAGGTTCAGAGAGGTCAACTGttttgctcaaggccacacactAGCGGTGTGGTGGGGTCACATCAggctgactccaaagtccatatTCTTTCCAACATATTCTTTCCAACCTGCTCggtagaagctctttatctcttactGCATCCCGTCCAAGTCCCCACCAGGCTTTCAAACCACCATACAGTCTGCCTTTGCCTACTCTGCCTAACCTACCCCGTGGCTactcaccacccccccccaacatCCTCTGGACTAAAACTTCCAGGTGACCCTGAACAATATAGATTTGAACTGCACGGGTCCTCCCTTATATGAAGAGTTTTGCAATAGTTTTCGAACACATTGGAAAGCTTTTTGGAGGTttgcaacaatttgaaaaaattcGCAGAGGAACTATGTAGtccagaaatatttgaagaactaaGAAAAAGTTAGGTATCTAACGAATACACAAATACTAGTCTACTTTagaatactattattatttacaatttattatctatttagtATTTACTactgtaaaatatacacaaatctattatttaaagttaaaatgtggggcacctggtaactcagttggttaaacgtctgcctttgactcaagtcatgatctcagggacctgggaccgagtcccgcatcaagtccctgctcagctgggagtctgcttttcctgccctctctctctactctgttctcaaataaataaataaaatatatttttttaaaaagttaaaatttatcagggtgcctggttggctcagtcagtagagcatactctcttgatctcagggtcatgagtttaagccccacactgggtgtatattacttttaaaaattaatttaaaaagttaaaatttatcaaagCTTACACACACACTTACAGACTAcattatcctttcatttttgatGTCTAGTGTTAGTAATACGTACAATATCTGCAGTGTTTCGTTTCATATAAGACAAtattgatggggatccctgggtggcgcagcggtttggcgcctgcctttggcccagggcgtgatcctggagacccgggatcgaatcccacgtcaggctcccagtgcatggagcctgcttctccctctgcctatgtctctgcctctctctctcactgtgtgcctatcataaataaaaaaaaaaaaaaaaaaaagacaatattgaTGTAGGTGCTGACAACAGGATTCATCTTACAAAGAAGCCACATAAACTCAGTTtgatacagtactataaatgtttCTCTTATGACtttctaacatttcttttctctagatcACTTTATTGTAATAATGTAACACATAGTACATATACAGAACATGTTAATCAATTATGTTAATTAaaggtaaggcttctggtcaacagtagagctattaatagttaagtttgagagagtcaaaagttacacattAGGGGCTCCTaactggctcagtctgtggatcTCCGGGTTATAGGTTCTAGCCCTATGTTGAGTGatgagattacttcaaaataaaacctttaaaaacaaaaacaagggcatatgggtagctcagtcgattaaacatctgccttcagctcaggtcatgatcccaggttagTGCCCCActgccccacgttgggctctctgctcagcgggaagcctgcctctccctcagcctgctgctccctctgctttgGCACACACACgtgctctatcaaataagtaaataaaatctttaaaacaaaaacaaaaaaaagttatatgtggatttttgcaCGAGGGCTGGCACCCTCAATTCTGCcaagttgttcaagggtcaaatgtaGGTTCCATCTGAACATAAGAAGCCGttatcgggcagccccagtggctcagcagtttagggccgccttcagcccagggcttgatcctggagacctgggattgagtcccacactgggctccctgcatggagcctgcttctctgcctatgtctctctgcctctctctccctgtgtctctcatgaagaaaggaagaaaggaagaaaggaagaaaggaaggaa contains the following coding sequences:
- the HINFP gene encoding histone H4 transcription factor; translation: MPPPGKVPRKENLGLQCEWGSCSFVCSAMEEFCEHVTQHLRQHLHGSGEEEEDDDEDPLEEEFSCLWQECGFCSMDSSADLIRHVYFHCYHTKLKQWGLQALQSQANLSPCILDFQSRNIIPDIPDHFLCLWEHCESSFDNPEWFYRHVEAHSLCCEYQAVGKDNHVVLCGWKGCTCTFKDCRKLREHLRSHTQEKVVACPTCGGMFANNTKFLDHIRRQTSLDQQRFQCSHCSKRFATERLLRDHMRNHVNHYKCPLCDMTCPLPSSLRNHMRFRHSEDRPFKCDCCDYSCKNLIDLRKHLDTHSKEPAYRCDFENCSFSARSLCSIKSHYRKVHEGDSEPRYKCHVCDKCFTRGNNLTVHLREKHQFKWPSGHPRFRYKEHEDGYMRLQLVRYESVELTQQLLRQPQEGSGLGASLNESSLQGIILEAVPGEPGAQEEAEEEEEGGSSEGTGLSASPDTPSPIIHVVNQTNAQGEQEIVYYVLSEALGEPPPAPEPPSEDIIEKLQGIAEEPEVRMV